One genomic region from Lycorma delicatula isolate Av1 chromosome 9, ASM4794821v1, whole genome shotgun sequence encodes:
- the LOC142329988 gene encoding uncharacterized protein LOC142329988, with product MGESIEDLDYDCIYNMFLTKIILKNLASIPDRQRVLRWTRKLTTCNRTLDERKLRNDFMYYLTLNVQTGELRPPFTEDPPAGPLPAMAQLLPGGAEATAEALEMEARKGCWGDDVDGASGERPMLMRQSPDGGAFLAAQPIPKCGAFCYLAVVSKKKEDSP from the exons ATGGGGGAATCCATTGAAGATCTGGATTATGACTGCATCTACAATATGTTCTTAACAAAGATTATTCTAAAGAACTTGGCGTCAATCCCTG ATCGTCAACGGGTACTCAGATGGACCAGGAAACTGACAACTTGTAACCGAACACTAGATGAacgaaaattaagaaatgattttatgtactatttaacattaaatgttcAGACTGGAGAACTGAGACCTCCATTTACTGAAGATCCTCCAGCTGGTCCTTTGCCTGCTATGGCTCAGTTGTTG CCAGGAGGCGCCGAGGCGACTGCAGAGGCACTAGAGATGGAGGCAAGAAAAGGTTGCTGGGGTGATGATGTAGATGGAGCAAGCGGAGAACGTCCAATGTTGATGAGACAGTCGCCAGACGGTGGAGCATTTTTGGCAGCTCAACCAATACCAAAATGCGGTGCATTTTGTTATCTAGCAGTCGTATCAAAGAAGAAAGAGGATTCACCTTGA